One genomic region from Lysobacterales bacterium encodes:
- the trpD gene encoding anthranilate phosphoribosyltransferase, which yields MQAARTLSITPQAALQRTIEHREIFHDEMIDLMRQIMRGEVSPVMAAAILTGLRVKKETIGEITGAAVVMRELSAKVEVAESPNFVDIVGTGGDGAHSFNISTASMFVVAAAGGRVAKHGNRSVSSKSGSADVLEALGARIDLQPAQVARCIEEIGIGFMFAPIHHPAMKNIAPVRREMGVRTIFNILGPLTNPAGAPNILMGVFHPDLVGIQVRVLQRLGAKHALVVYGRDGMDEISLGAATLVGELRDGVVREYEIEPEDFGLQMASSRNLQVADSTESKARVIEALEGHSGVAQDIVCLNAGAALYAADVAASIADGIALARAAIASGAALQRMHDFIATTQKLSSQST from the coding sequence ATGCAGGCAGCACGCACCCTCAGCATCACGCCGCAGGCCGCGCTTCAGCGCACCATCGAGCATCGCGAGATCTTCCACGACGAGATGATCGACCTGATGCGTCAGATCATGCGTGGCGAGGTCTCGCCGGTGATGGCTGCGGCCATCCTCACCGGCCTGCGAGTCAAGAAGGAAACCATCGGCGAGATCACCGGCGCCGCCGTGGTCATGCGCGAGCTTTCGGCCAAGGTCGAGGTGGCGGAGTCTCCGAACTTTGTCGACATCGTCGGCACCGGCGGCGACGGCGCGCACAGCTTCAACATCAGCACGGCCAGCATGTTCGTGGTGGCTGCGGCCGGCGGCCGGGTCGCCAAGCATGGCAACCGCAGCGTGTCGTCGAAGTCCGGCAGCGCTGACGTGCTGGAGGCGCTGGGTGCGCGCATCGATCTGCAGCCGGCGCAGGTGGCGCGCTGCATCGAAGAGATCGGCATCGGCTTCATGTTCGCGCCGATTCACCATCCGGCGATGAAGAACATCGCCCCCGTGCGCCGCGAGATGGGCGTGCGCACGATCTTCAACATCCTCGGGCCGCTGACCAATCCCGCCGGCGCGCCGAACATTCTGATGGGCGTGTTCCATCCTGATCTGGTCGGCATCCAAGTGCGCGTGCTGCAGCGCTTGGGCGCCAAGCACGCGCTGGTGGTGTACGGTCGCGACGGCATGGACGAGATCTCGCTGGGTGCGGCGACGCTGGTCGGCGAGCTGCGCGACGGCGTGGTGCGCGAGTACGAAATCGAGCCCGAGGATTTCGGCCTGCAGATGGCCTCCTCGCGCAACCTGCAGGTGGCCGACTCGACGGAATCGAAGGCGCGCGTGATCGAAGCGCTGGAAGGCCATAGCGGCGTGGCCCAGGACATCGTGTGTCTCAACGCGGGGGCGGCCCTGTACGCGGCGGACGTGGCGGCCAGCATCGCCGACGGTATCGCGCTTGCGCGCGCGGCGATCGCTTCGGGCGCGGCCCTGCAGCGCATGCACGATTTCATCGCCACTACGCAGAAGCTGAGTTCGCAGTCCACCTGA
- the trpC gene encoding indole-3-glycerol phosphate synthase TrpC codes for MGDILHRILDRKRVEVAERADAMPLAELEKAAKAAAPARGFHAALVKRVAEGDAAVIAEVKKASPSKGVIRADFSPAEIARSYERGGAAALSVLTDVDFFHGSDDYLREARAACALPVLRKDFMVDPYQVFESRALGADCILLIVAALDDAQLRELCQLGTRVGLDVLVEVHDGEELERALKLPTPLIGINNRNLHTFAVSLDTTLDLIPAVPKDRLLVTESGIRTEDDVMMLRAEGVHTFLVGETFMRAPDPGAELEKLFG; via the coding sequence ATGGGCGACATCCTGCACCGCATCCTTGATCGCAAGCGCGTTGAAGTGGCTGAGCGCGCCGATGCCATGCCGCTGGCGGAACTCGAAAAGGCCGCCAAGGCCGCTGCGCCGGCGCGCGGTTTCCACGCGGCTCTGGTCAAACGCGTCGCGGAAGGCGATGCCGCCGTCATCGCCGAGGTCAAGAAGGCCAGCCCCAGCAAGGGCGTGATCCGTGCGGACTTCTCGCCCGCCGAGATCGCGCGCAGCTACGAGCGCGGCGGTGCAGCGGCGCTCTCGGTGCTCACCGACGTCGATTTCTTCCACGGCTCGGACGACTACCTGCGCGAAGCCCGCGCAGCCTGCGCGCTGCCGGTGCTGCGCAAGGACTTCATGGTCGACCCCTACCAGGTGTTTGAATCGCGTGCGCTCGGCGCCGACTGCATCCTGCTGATCGTGGCCGCACTCGACGACGCCCAGCTGCGCGAGCTCTGCCAGCTCGGTACCCGGGTCGGCCTCGACGTGCTGGTGGAAGTGCACGACGGCGAGGAACTGGAGCGCGCGCTGAAGCTGCCGACGCCGCTGATCGGCATCAACAACCGCAATCTGCACACCTTCGCGGTGTCGCTGGACACCACCCTGGATCTCATTCCCGCGGTGCCCAAGGATCGCCTGCTGGTCACCGAAAGCGGTATCCGCACCGAAGATGACGTGATGATGCTGCGCGCCGAAGGGGTGCACACCTTCCTGGTCGGTGAGACCTTCATGCGCGCGCCCGACCCGGGCGCCGAGCTTGAAAAGCTGTTTGGCTGA
- a CDS encoding haloacid dehalogenase-like hydrolase, with protein sequence MADSTLTAGQRAADTAPLVVFDFDGTLFDGDLGFEWLRWLLWRSPPRFGLLLLLLPLWAPLFLRRRWVQHGVRACFLIATLGRAHCSHSEFLTDRAAELRARLFPEGLAALAAERASGHRVVIATGEHPPLVHHLLAHLPGGCPPVLGSTVVSTRLGLDLRHHLQGRRKLDALDAAGYGRRILRSYTDSATDAAVIRASVEAVIVNVAIARRPVFAARVGCPATPLRWVDWAAASA encoded by the coding sequence TTGGCTGATTCGACGCTGACGGCCGGCCAGCGCGCGGCGGACACCGCCCCGCTGGTGGTGTTCGATTTCGACGGCACGCTGTTCGATGGCGACCTGGGCTTCGAATGGCTACGCTGGCTGCTGTGGCGCTCGCCTCCGCGCTTTGGCCTGCTGCTCCTGCTTCTGCCCCTGTGGGCGCCGCTGTTTCTGCGTCGGCGCTGGGTGCAGCATGGCGTGCGCGCCTGCTTTCTGATCGCCACGCTCGGCCGAGCACACTGTTCTCACTCTGAATTCCTGACGGATCGGGCCGCCGAGCTGCGTGCGCGGCTGTTTCCAGAAGGCCTGGCTGCGCTCGCCGCTGAGCGCGCGTCCGGCCATCGCGTGGTGATCGCTACCGGCGAGCACCCGCCGCTGGTCCATCACCTGCTCGCGCACCTGCCGGGCGGCTGCCCGCCGGTGCTGGGGTCGACAGTGGTCTCGACGCGCTTGGGCCTCGATCTGCGCCATCACCTGCAGGGCCGACGCAAGCTCGATGCGCTGGATGCGGCGGGCTACGGGCGGCGGATTCTGCGCAGCTATACCGACAGCGCCACCGATGCCGCCGTGATTCGCGCCAGTGTTGAGGCGGTGATCGTCAACGTCGCCATCGCACGCCGGCCGGTGTTCGCGGCGCGGGTGGGTTGCCCCGCCACGCCACTGCGCTGGGTGGACTGGGCCGCAGCTTCGGCCTGA
- a CDS encoding tetratricopeptide repeat protein has protein sequence MSAYAPTPVRSASLAALLALIGLWGISPTSLAASLRDCREQRREDPATAMVSCEAAARQLATANEAESAFEAWMHASELASQLGDPARAEAALKSAVVLLPRVSDPLAAHRLARRRGLNAYREGLPSQALVYFLEALAGARAAEDARARAISENDLGVVYRHLGNYESALAAFEASLALREANDHSPLGALLANIGSLYLELGDLTRAEDYLTRALKDHAVNGRTLPSERTREELARLALRRGRTDEARAMLDAAWRAYAQSPRDQLRSALLRAQLEFDAGARVQAIEWLARARAAAPEEAAERLDVAVLDARLASRETRAERYALLQSRLTQGDGQPPQQRLQALSALAELAETLDQPAAALQYQRQLHSEAMALAEARHGERFDSLRVRFDLERLEAEAEHREFQLARRRLETLSVAAIGLLALALLALYSQRRSYRQRLEAERERQTLEQRITEARRASEELRCDLRSMAWLLDRQQSACIVFDAAGRIRASTAAAAHALGRSAEALQGVPLAAALDADTSTWAQGLVEAASLAGESETQADLGQHTSPRLPELRLRCQRLSMEEELGVLLIESAGTAHSPAPAAAAQETSPVAEKPADGEDPTVFRRLLVRTMRTALEAWERVSRKGRVELAEASGIWRITIDDGRLRVRAMDRYLSLDSLPDRPRWREVLRTAYFLLAEVGIDTSHRVQLEGLVEELLQHTRQQD, from the coding sequence ATGTCCGCTTACGCCCCAACGCCCGTCCGCAGCGCGTCGCTCGCGGCTTTGCTCGCGCTGATTGGACTGTGGGGGATCAGCCCCACGTCCCTCGCCGCCTCGCTGCGGGACTGCCGCGAGCAGCGCCGCGAAGATCCAGCGACCGCCATGGTCAGCTGTGAGGCCGCCGCGCGCCAGTTGGCCACGGCCAATGAAGCGGAGTCGGCGTTCGAAGCCTGGATGCACGCATCCGAGCTTGCGTCCCAGCTCGGAGATCCCGCCCGCGCGGAGGCCGCGCTCAAGTCTGCGGTGGTGCTGCTGCCGCGCGTCTCCGATCCGCTGGCGGCGCATCGGCTGGCGCGGCGGCGCGGGCTGAACGCCTACCGCGAGGGCCTGCCCAGCCAGGCGCTGGTGTATTTCCTGGAGGCGCTGGCCGGCGCGCGAGCGGCCGAGGACGCGCGAGCACGCGCGATCAGCGAGAACGACCTTGGCGTCGTCTATCGGCACCTCGGCAACTACGAATCGGCCCTCGCCGCCTTCGAGGCCAGCCTGGCCCTGCGCGAGGCGAACGACCATTCACCGCTGGGAGCGCTGCTCGCCAACATCGGCAGCCTGTATCTGGAGCTTGGCGATCTCACGCGCGCCGAGGACTACCTGACGCGAGCGCTCAAGGATCACGCCGTGAACGGTCGCACGCTGCCCTCGGAACGCACACGGGAGGAACTGGCGCGGCTCGCCCTGCGCCGCGGTCGGACCGATGAAGCGCGCGCCATGCTCGACGCAGCCTGGCGGGCCTATGCGCAGTCACCGCGCGATCAGCTGCGCTCGGCCCTGCTGCGCGCGCAGCTGGAGTTCGATGCGGGCGCACGCGTTCAGGCCATCGAGTGGCTGGCGCGCGCCCGCGCGGCCGCACCTGAAGAGGCTGCCGAGCGCCTCGACGTCGCGGTGCTGGATGCCCGCCTGGCCAGCAGGGAAACGCGCGCCGAACGTTACGCCCTGCTGCAGTCACGGCTGACCCAGGGCGACGGCCAGCCTCCGCAGCAGCGGCTGCAGGCACTCAGCGCGCTGGCTGAACTCGCCGAGACCCTGGACCAGCCTGCCGCAGCCCTGCAGTACCAGCGCCAGCTGCATTCGGAAGCGATGGCGCTGGCCGAGGCACGCCACGGCGAGCGCTTCGACAGCCTGCGGGTGCGCTTCGATCTCGAACGTCTGGAAGCGGAAGCCGAGCACCGCGAGTTCCAGCTGGCCCGACGCCGGCTGGAAACGCTCAGTGTGGCGGCCATTGGCCTGCTCGCGCTGGCCCTGCTGGCGCTGTACTCGCAACGCCGCAGCTATCGGCAGCGGCTGGAGGCCGAGCGCGAACGCCAGACGCTAGAGCAGCGAATCACCGAGGCGCGGCGCGCGTCCGAAGAGCTGCGCTGCGATCTGCGCTCGATGGCCTGGCTGCTGGATCGCCAGCAGTCGGCCTGCATCGTGTTCGACGCCGCCGGACGGATCCGCGCCTCCACGGCCGCGGCAGCCCACGCGCTGGGGCGCAGCGCGGAGGCGCTGCAGGGCGTGCCGCTCGCAGCCGCGCTGGATGCCGACACCTCAACCTGGGCGCAGGGGCTGGTGGAGGCCGCCAGCCTCGCCGGCGAATCCGAAACTCAAGCGGACCTCGGGCAGCACACCAGCCCGAGGCTGCCCGAGCTGCGCCTTCGCTGTCAGCGGCTCAGCATGGAGGAAGAGCTGGGCGTCCTGTTGATCGAAAGCGCCGGAACCGCACACTCCCCCGCACCCGCAGCAGCAGCGCAGGAGACCTCGCCGGTCGCCGAGAAACCGGCGGATGGGGAAGACCCCACCGTGTTCCGGCGCCTGCTTGTGCGCACCATGCGCACCGCCCTCGAAGCCTGGGAGCGGGTCAGCCGCAAGGGTCGGGTCGAGCTGGCCGAGGCGAGCGGGATATGGCGCATCACCATCGACGACGGTCGCCTGCGCGTGCGCGCCATGGACCGCTACCTGAGCCTCGACAGCCTTCCCGATCGCCCGCGCTGGCGCGAAGTGCTGCGCACGGCCTACTTCCTCCTTGCCGAAGTCGGCATCGATACCAGCCATCGCGTCCAGCTCGAAGGCCTGGTCGAGGAGCTGCTGCAGCACACCCGCCAGCAGGACTGA
- a CDS encoding flagellar brake protein encodes MAKTPLQPVRRTDIKIGSPLPYPVYDALGRLLLRAGEVIETERQLNTLHEMGLYLAEHDASRSARAGSVPEPNAAESPAESTDEDGARETRKLSELKLSPGKTLYVDFLSTTNRPRVALRLVGMLEGGGVLISAVNADGGVVPFRDNELLFVRVLTASGVATFQARVLKVHFTPFPYVVASYPEGVVFHVMRAHERVDTQIICSAVNLSRPVMGEPRPHGAVMKNLSASGCQIEAPPEIADSGDRLRLGFKLEAAGEEHVLSVLAEVRGIKSFGESERRRFGLQFVELGSSERLVVEHFIFHALVDV; translated from the coding sequence ATGGCGAAGACGCCACTGCAGCCCGTACGCCGCACCGACATCAAGATCGGCAGCCCGCTGCCTTATCCCGTCTATGACGCACTGGGGCGGCTTCTGCTGCGGGCGGGCGAGGTGATCGAGACCGAGCGCCAGCTCAACACCCTTCATGAGATGGGGCTGTACCTCGCCGAGCACGATGCGAGTCGCAGCGCGCGAGCGGGCTCTGTGCCCGAACCGAACGCCGCAGAGTCCCCGGCGGAGTCGACCGACGAGGACGGCGCTCGCGAAACCCGCAAGCTCTCCGAACTCAAGCTCTCACCCGGCAAGACGCTTTACGTCGACTTTCTGAGCACCACCAATCGTCCGCGGGTCGCCCTGCGGCTGGTCGGCATGCTGGAGGGCGGCGGCGTGCTGATCAGTGCGGTCAACGCCGACGGCGGCGTCGTCCCCTTTCGCGACAACGAGCTGCTGTTCGTGCGTGTGCTGACCGCAAGCGGCGTGGCGACCTTCCAGGCCAGGGTGCTGAAGGTGCACTTCACCCCCTTTCCCTACGTGGTGGCCTCGTATCCGGAGGGTGTGGTCTTCCACGTCATGCGGGCGCATGAGCGGGTCGATACCCAGATCATCTGCAGCGCGGTCAACCTGAGCCGGCCGGTGATGGGCGAGCCGCGCCCCCACGGCGCGGTGATGAAGAACCTGAGCGCCAGCGGCTGCCAGATCGAAGCGCCACCCGAAATCGCCGACAGCGGCGACCGTTTGCGTCTTGGCTTCAAGCTTGAGGCCGCGGGCGAAGAGCACGTGCTGAGCGTGCTGGCCGAAGTGCGCGGCATCAAGAGCTTCGGCGAGTCCGAGCGCCGTCGCTTCGGCCTGCAGTTCGTGGAACTCGGAAGCTCCGAGCGCCTGGTGGTGGAGCACTTCATCTTTCACGCCCTGGTTGACGTCTGA
- the crp gene encoding cAMP-activated global transcriptional regulator CRP, whose product MVPSSFSLQTALKRQLTPPSLAPEPIHIERFLAHCHRRRYPARADVFRPGDPAGTMYYVVQGSLSVMTEEEDGRELVLSYLNPGDFVGETGIFVAAPQREVLLRTRTACELAEIGYERLHALFAGPLAEECPRLLYAIGAQLTKRLMHTSRKASRLAFMDVTSRISSTLLDLCEEPDAMSHPQGTQIRVSRQELARIVGCSREMAGRVLKQLEEQGVLHARGKTVVVYRQDR is encoded by the coding sequence ATGGTCCCCTCCAGCTTCTCGCTGCAGACCGCGCTCAAGCGCCAGCTGACGCCCCCTTCGCTGGCTCCCGAGCCCATCCATATCGAGCGCTTCCTGGCCCACTGCCATCGTCGCCGCTACCCGGCGCGCGCGGACGTGTTCCGCCCGGGGGATCCGGCCGGCACGATGTACTACGTGGTGCAGGGCTCGCTCAGCGTCATGACTGAGGAAGAAGACGGCCGCGAGCTGGTCTTGAGCTACCTCAACCCGGGTGACTTCGTGGGCGAGACCGGCATCTTCGTCGCCGCTCCCCAGCGCGAGGTCCTGTTGCGCACGCGCACTGCGTGCGAGCTGGCGGAGATCGGCTACGAGCGCCTGCATGCCCTGTTCGCCGGCCCGCTGGCTGAAGAATGCCCGCGCCTGCTGTACGCGATCGGCGCCCAGCTCACCAAGCGACTGATGCACACCAGTCGCAAGGCCAGCCGCTTGGCCTTCATGGACGTCACCAGCCGAATCTCCAGCACTCTGCTCGACCTGTGCGAAGAGCCGGATGCCATGAGCCACCCGCAGGGCACGCAGATCCGCGTGTCGCGCCAGGAGCTGGCGCGCATCGTCGGCTGCTCGCGCGAAATGGCTGGCCGCGTGTTGAAGCAGCTGGAGGAACAAGGCGTGCTGCACGCCCGCGGCAAAACGGTCGTCGTATACCGCCAGGACCGCTGA
- the speD gene encoding adenosylmethionine decarboxylase has product MVKPLPRLKLQGFNNLTKALSFNIYDVCYAVSEEQRRRYIEYIDEAYNADRLTQILTEVAEIIGANVLNVARQDYDPQGASVTILISEEPVIDKKAAGNVLSGAVREHEEVDASVVAHLDKSHITVHTYPETHPHNGIATFRADIDVATCGVISPLKALNYLIESLESDIVIMDYRVRGFTRDVRGTKHYIDHRINSIQDYLAKGIKNRYEMFDVNVYQENIFHTKMHVKDFDLDTYLFEEKAKNLSFKERLRIEAQLKREIEELFHGRNLD; this is encoded by the coding sequence GTGGTCAAGCCACTGCCGCGCCTGAAGCTTCAGGGCTTCAACAATCTCACCAAGGCGCTGTCGTTCAATATCTACGACGTCTGCTACGCGGTCAGCGAAGAACAGCGCCGCCGTTACATCGAGTACATCGACGAGGCCTACAACGCTGATCGTCTCACGCAGATCCTCACCGAGGTGGCCGAGATCATCGGCGCCAACGTGCTGAACGTGGCTCGCCAGGACTACGACCCGCAGGGTGCGTCGGTGACCATCCTGATCTCGGAAGAACCGGTGATCGACAAGAAAGCGGCTGGCAACGTGCTGTCGGGCGCCGTGCGCGAGCACGAAGAAGTCGACGCCAGCGTCGTCGCCCACCTCGACAAAAGCCACATCACGGTACACACGTACCCGGAAACGCATCCCCACAACGGCATCGCGACCTTCCGCGCGGACATCGACGTCGCTACCTGCGGCGTGATCTCACCGCTCAAGGCATTGAACTACCTGATCGAGAGCCTTGAGTCCGATATCGTGATCATGGACTACCGGGTGCGTGGCTTCACTCGCGATGTCAGGGGCACCAAGCACTACATCGATCACCGCATCAACTCGATCCAGGACTACCTTGCGAAGGGCATCAAGAACCGCTACGAGATGTTCGATGTGAATGTGTACCAGGAGAATATCTTCCACACGAAGATGCACGTTAAGGACTTCGATCTGGATACCTATCTCTTCGAGGAGAAGGCCAAGAACCTCTCGTTCAAGGAGCGCCTGCGCATCGAGGCGCAGCTGAAGCGCGAGATCGAGGAGCTGTTCCACGGCCGCAACCTCGACTGA
- a CDS encoding DUF2339 domain-containing protein, with the protein MKIVLAVLFGLLALASESLVSVLLATLAGWLLGSQQELSQRLRKLENRQTTGAREQAAPRSTDASPVSPEPPGARVMPAAAQSAPLRASMGDSAEPALPRSAASPAADSARTASNARAESSESMAPSANARPVPPPLPTSAHRTQTVRAVSPAETPRTARSRVEAPADSVLGTLLGWLFGGNLPVKLGVLVLFAGVAAALRYAAQQGLFQLPIGWRFVGIAAAAVAGLLFALRQRHARPAFSLSLQGGAIGVLLLCVFGAFRLYDLLLPSVALGMVVALVALAALLAVWQNAAALAVLGFLGGYLGPVLINTGSGDQVALFSYYAVLNAAVFVVAWWRHWHALNLMGFLFTFGVGSVWGLRSYVPEDYASSQVFLLLFWAFYLGIAVLGAVRRGLAANHGVQASLTFALPLWAFTLQSGLLEGDHSALSWSALLAAAAYAALAALLLRNPRARLQGEGFAWVAVGFITVAVPLAFSAQQTAAVWALQGVGAMWLGLRQRRSLSLVFGWLLQLGAGCSLLINLGEALNENRFDTDGYSSGLRFSLAILAAAGFLASQLHERFARSAAEVWMGFALGAAWLGLLWLHLGWKPPFALAHFETLLGAAMLIALGASLLRSRLGWARLGWLAVTPLAALPLLGLCALIEQAGPGLDGRGLALWALCAVAAAWTLKALREPPMRLTGAAHLSALATLALVLGSDFAQRAERAEFGSAWIWTLAVLPLAALAWALWRNPERYAWPLADRFQRYARLWHGAATLALGGAWFIALYSSADAEPLPYLPLLNPLELLQWGLLLLAWQALPREARGDLLPLRAGLAAAALLLLTLAALRSLHHHANLPWSPALFDSALTQGVLSVLWALAGVVAWVAGSRRGNWPVWLAGAALMGGVLLKLVLVDRVYLGNLPGIGAVLTVGVLLVVVGYLAPSPPRRGEANPSA; encoded by the coding sequence ATGAAGATTGTTCTGGCTGTGCTGTTCGGCCTGCTCGCTCTCGCCAGCGAGTCGCTGGTTTCGGTTCTTCTGGCGACACTCGCGGGCTGGCTGCTGGGCAGCCAGCAGGAGCTATCTCAGCGGCTGCGCAAGCTTGAGAATCGGCAGACCACAGGCGCGCGTGAGCAGGCCGCGCCTCGATCCACCGACGCTTCACCCGTGAGTCCCGAGCCCCCAGGCGCACGGGTGATGCCCGCTGCTGCACAAAGCGCGCCGCTGCGCGCATCAATGGGTGATTCCGCCGAGCCGGCGCTACCGAGATCCGCAGCCTCGCCCGCTGCCGATTCGGCGCGTACGGCCTCGAACGCAAGGGCCGAGAGCAGCGAGAGCATGGCGCCCTCGGCCAACGCCCGTCCGGTGCCGCCGCCTTTGCCAACGTCGGCACATCGAACGCAGACCGTCCGCGCGGTATCGCCAGCGGAGACACCACGCACCGCGCGATCCCGCGTCGAAGCGCCCGCCGATTCGGTCCTCGGCACGCTTCTTGGCTGGCTGTTCGGCGGCAACCTGCCGGTCAAGCTGGGTGTGCTGGTGCTCTTTGCCGGCGTCGCCGCAGCCCTGCGCTATGCGGCGCAGCAGGGATTGTTCCAATTGCCGATCGGCTGGCGATTCGTCGGCATCGCCGCGGCGGCAGTCGCCGGACTGTTGTTCGCCCTGCGCCAGCGCCATGCGCGCCCCGCGTTCTCGCTGTCATTGCAAGGCGGCGCCATCGGCGTGCTGCTGCTCTGCGTGTTCGGTGCCTTCCGGCTGTACGACTTGCTGCTCCCAAGCGTCGCCCTCGGCATGGTTGTCGCTCTGGTGGCGCTCGCGGCGCTGCTGGCGGTGTGGCAGAACGCTGCGGCACTGGCGGTGCTGGGCTTCCTCGGCGGCTATCTGGGGCCGGTACTGATCAACACCGGCAGCGGCGACCAGGTCGCGCTGTTCAGCTACTACGCCGTTCTGAATGCTGCAGTGTTCGTCGTCGCCTGGTGGCGACACTGGCATGCGCTGAACCTGATGGGCTTTCTGTTCACCTTCGGCGTGGGCAGCGTGTGGGGGCTGCGCTCCTACGTCCCTGAGGACTACGCCAGCAGCCAAGTCTTCCTGCTGCTGTTCTGGGCGTTCTATCTTGGCATCGCAGTGCTGGGCGCAGTGCGCCGCGGCCTGGCTGCCAACCACGGCGTGCAGGCCTCGTTGACCTTTGCTCTGCCGCTGTGGGCCTTCACCCTGCAGAGCGGCCTGTTGGAGGGCGATCACAGCGCGCTGTCGTGGTCAGCGCTGCTGGCGGCAGCGGCCTACGCAGCGCTGGCGGCGCTGCTTCTGCGCAACCCGCGCGCACGTCTGCAGGGCGAGGGTTTCGCCTGGGTCGCTGTCGGCTTCATCACCGTCGCGGTGCCGCTCGCCTTTTCAGCGCAGCAGACCGCTGCGGTGTGGGCATTGCAGGGCGTGGGCGCGATGTGGCTGGGGCTGCGTCAGCGTCGATCTCTCAGCCTGGTCTTCGGTTGGCTGCTGCAGCTTGGCGCAGGCTGCAGCCTGCTGATCAACCTGGGCGAAGCACTCAACGAAAACCGCTTCGACACTGACGGTTACAGCAGCGGGCTGCGCTTCAGCCTGGCGATCCTGGCCGCGGCTGGGTTCCTCGCGAGCCAGCTTCATGAGCGTTTCGCGCGCAGCGCTGCAGAAGTCTGGATGGGCTTTGCCTTGGGCGCGGCTTGGCTCGGCCTGCTCTGGCTGCACCTGGGCTGGAAGCCGCCGTTCGCGCTGGCGCACTTCGAAACCCTGCTCGGAGCCGCGATGCTGATCGCACTCGGAGCGAGTCTGTTGCGCAGCCGGCTGGGCTGGGCGCGGCTGGGCTGGCTGGCGGTGACGCCGCTCGCCGCATTGCCGCTGCTGGGGCTGTGTGCGTTGATCGAGCAGGCAGGCCCTGGGCTTGATGGCCGCGGTCTCGCTCTGTGGGCCTTGTGCGCCGTGGCCGCGGCGTGGACGCTCAAGGCCCTGCGTGAACCGCCGATGCGACTGACCGGAGCGGCGCATCTGAGCGCTTTGGCCACCCTGGCCTTGGTACTGGGCAGCGATTTCGCGCAGCGCGCCGAACGCGCGGAGTTCGGCAGCGCATGGATCTGGACGCTGGCCGTGCTGCCGCTCGCCGCGCTGGCTTGGGCGCTGTGGCGAAACCCCGAGCGCTACGCCTGGCCGCTGGCCGATCGGTTCCAGCGCTACGCGCGCTTGTGGCACGGCGCTGCGACTCTGGCTCTGGGTGGGGCCTGGTTCATCGCGCTGTACTCCAGCGCCGACGCTGAGCCGCTGCCGTATCTGCCGCTGCTGAATCCGCTGGAGCTGCTGCAGTGGGGCCTGCTGCTGCTGGCTTGGCAGGCGCTTCCGCGCGAGGCGCGAGGCGATCTGCTGCCGCTGCGCGCCGGTCTCGCCGCCGCAGCGCTACTGCTGCTGACGCTGGCTGCCCTGCGCAGCCTGCATCACCACGCCAATCTGCCCTGGTCGCCGGCGCTGTTCGACAGCGCGCTGACCCAAGGCGTGCTGAGCGTGCTTTGGGCGCTGGCGGGCGTCGTCGCGTGGGTCGCCGGCTCGCGGCGCGGCAACTGGCCTGTGTGGCTCGCTGGTGCCGCGCTCATGGGCGGAGTTCTGCTCAAGCTGGTGCTGGTCGATCGCGTCTATCTCGGCAATCTGCCTGGCATCGGCGCCGTGCTGACGGTGGGCGTGCTGCTGGTGGTCGTCGGCTATCTCGCTCCCTCGCCACCGCGTCGCGGCGAGGCCAACCCAAGCGCGTAG
- the coq7 gene encoding 2-polyprenyl-3-methyl-6-methoxy-1,4-benzoquinone monooxygenase has translation MSTLRTLSALDRLIADLDHALLTATARQTPAARPNPAGDAESVELDATQRRHVAGLMRINHSGEVCAQALYLGQARVARDEATREHLLRAAQEEADHLAWCAQRLTELDFRPSLLNPLWYAGSYAIGMAAGLAGDGYNLGFVVETERQVEAHLEDHLRQLPEGDERSRRILQRMAEEEAEHADQANAAGARALPTPIPTVMWLVSQVMKLGAYRL, from the coding sequence GTGAGCACGCTGCGCACACTCTCTGCTTTGGATCGACTGATCGCCGATCTCGACCACGCCCTGCTGACCGCCACCGCGCGGCAAACGCCTGCTGCACGACCCAACCCGGCCGGCGACGCCGAGTCTGTCGAGCTGGATGCAACACAGCGCCGCCATGTCGCCGGTCTGATGCGCATCAACCATTCAGGCGAAGTCTGCGCACAAGCCCTCTACCTCGGCCAGGCGCGAGTCGCTCGCGATGAAGCCACGCGCGAGCACTTGCTGCGGGCCGCGCAAGAAGAAGCGGATCACCTCGCGTGGTGCGCGCAACGCCTGACCGAACTGGACTTCCGCCCCAGCCTTCTGAATCCGCTGTGGTACGCCGGCAGCTACGCCATCGGCATGGCAGCAGGCCTCGCTGGCGATGGCTACAACCTCGGTTTCGTGGTCGAGACCGAACGGCAGGTCGAAGCGCATCTCGAAGACCATCTCCGCCAGCTGCCCGAGGGAGATGAGCGCAGCCGCCGAATCCTGCAGCGCATGGCGGAGGAAGAGGCCGAGCATGCCGATCAGGCCAATGCTGCTGGCGCGCGAGCACTGCCGACGCCGATTCCAACGGTGATGTGGCTTGTCAGCCAAGTCATGAAGCTGGGCGCTTATCGACTTTAG